The genomic DNA CGAACGCGAGCTGGCGAACGTCGCCGGCGGCGGACAGTTCGCGCTGCTCTATATCGACGTCGACGAATTCAAGGGCATCAACGATTCGCTCGGCCACCATGTCGGCGACGAGCTGTTGAAGGCGATTGCCGGCCGTCTGCGCGGCTGCCTCAAGCAGGGCGATCTGATCGCGCGGCTCGGCGGCGACGAATTCGCCGTGATCCAGACCGCCATCCAGTCCCCTGCCGACGTGCTGTCCTTCGTGACGCGCATCTATGAAGCCATCCGCCAGCCCTATCATTGTCTCGGCCATCAGCTCTCCACGGACGCGAGCATCGGCATCGCGCTTGCGCCGCAGGACGGCACCGATCTCGACCAGCTCGTCAAGAATGCCGATCTCGCGATGTACGGCGCCAAGGGTGAAGGCCGCCGCACCCACCGCTTCTTCGAGCCGGCGATGGATGCGAGCGCCAAGGCGCGCCTGAGCATGGAGCAGGATTTGCGCCAGGCCCTGGTGAACGGCGGCTTCGAGATCCACTACCAGCCGCTGGTCGACCTGCGCACCAACGAGGTCGCGGGCTGCGAGGCGCTGCTGCGCTGGCGGCATCCCGAGCGCGGCATGGTCTCGCCGGCGGAGTTCATTCCCGTCGCCGAGGACACCGGCCTGATCAACGAGCTCGGCGACTGGGTGCTGCGCATGGCCTGCAACGAGGCCGCGACCTGGCCCGCGAATATACGTGTCGCGGTCAACGTGTCGCCGGTGCAGCTCAAATGCGACACGCTGGCGCTGCGGATCGCAGGCGCGCTCGCCGCCTCCGGCCTCGACCCGCGCCGCCTCGAGCTCGAGATCACCGAGGCCGTGCTGATCCGCGACGACGAGGCTGCGCTCTCGATCCTGCACCAGCTCCGCTCGATCGGCGTGCGCATCGCGCTCGACGATTTCGGCACCGGCTATTCCTCGCTCAGCTATCTCAAGCGATTCCCGTTCGACAAGATCAAGATCGACCGCTGCTTCGTCGCCGACATCGCGGAGACGAGCGGTGCACCCGTGATCGTGCAGGCGGTGGTGAACATCGCCGCCGCCAGCAGCATGACCACGGTCGCCGAAGGGGTCGAGACCGAGGCGCAGCGCGAGCTGCTGCGCGCCCTCGGCTGCACGCAGATGCAGGGCTATCTGTTCAGCGCGCCGAAGCCGGCCGCCGAGGTGCGCAAGCTGTTCGGCCCGAGTGACGGCCTGCCCGCAGTCTTGCCGGTGGCGGCGGTGGCCTGATGGCAAGACCCGTGAAGTCGCCAAGCAAGACGCCAAGAAGGACTTCGGACAAGACCGTCTCGAACAAGACTGTCGACGTCGCGGATTCCTATGCCGTGCGGCTGATGCAGCATCTGGTGGTGCCGACTTTCGTGATCGATCCGAGGCGCCGCGTCGTGATCTGGAACAGGGCGTGCGAACGATTGACGGGCGTCACGGCCTCGGAGGTGATCGGCACCAGCAAGCACTGGCAGGCCTTCTACGAGACCCGGCGCCCCTGCCTGGCCGATCTCGTCGCACTCGACCGGCCGGAGCGGCTTCCAGAGTTCTATTCGGAATACGCCGCGCGCGGCCATAACGGGCTCGGCTTTTCCGCGGAGAACTGGTGCACGATGCCGAAGCTCGGCAACCAGCTCTATCTCGCCATCGACGCCGGCCCGATCCACGACGAGGCCGAACACCTGATCGCCGTGGTGGAGACGCTGCGCGACCTCACCGACCAGAAGCGCGCCGAGATGGCGCTGAAGGAGCTCGCCACCAAGGACGGGCTGACCGGGCTGTCGAACCGCCGCTCGTTCGACCAGATGCTGATGAGCGAATGGGCCCGCGCCCAACGCACGCAGAAGCCGCTGGCGCTGCTGTTCGTCGACGTCGATCATTTCAAGCTGTTCAACGACCATCACGGCCACCAGAACGGCGATGAATGCCTGCGCGTGGTCGCCTCCGTCGTCAGCCGCCACGCCGTGCGCCCGCTCGATCTCGCCAGCCGCTACGGTGGCGAGGAGTTCGCGCTGATCCTGCCGGACATGGATTGCGACAGCGCCTGCGTCATCGCCGAGGAGATCCGCGGCGCCGTCATGGCCTTGCGGATCGCCCATGGCGCTGCGGGCGCGGGCGACCACGTCACCCTCAGCGTCGGCGTCGCCAGCCACATTCCCGGCGCGGTCGACGGCAGCCCCGATCGGCTGCTGGGCGCGGCCGACGAGGCGCTCTACGTCGCCAAGCGGCTCGGCCGCAATCGCGTCATCTGCGCCGAACGGGTGCTGGCCGAGTTCGCAAGCCTGGGACGGCAGGACGCAGCTGTTCCGGGCCCCTTCCGGCGCAAATCGGCCTGAGACCCATTGCGGCGAGAAGCGGTTGCTCCCCTCTCGCCAATCGGCTAAATGAACTTCGACTGCACCCGTAGCTCAGCTGGATAGAGCGTTGCCCTCCGAAGGCAAAGGTCACACGTTCGAATCGTGTCGGGTGCGCCAGTCTTGCCGCCGTTTTCGCGCCGGCGCTCATGTCAGCATCGAAATGATCGACTGAATCTGGTCGCTGGCGGACGTCACCAGTCCGTCATACGACGTATGACCGTGTGCGGCGGCCTTCAGGATGCATTCGGCGACGGCTGCTTTGAGGCCAAAGACCGATTGCTCGGCGGGTACGCTCGCCATCACGGTCTCGAGGGCCTGACGCATGGTTTGAACGAGCTCGGAGCTGTATTGCATTGGCTGTCCTCCGCCAGCTCATATTAGATCGCATGCCCGGCTCTGCCACTCACAAGCCTGCGATTCCTCTTTGATGAACGGCGAGCTGAACGCCTCAGTTCATCCGCCAGATCGCCGCATTGAGCACGCCGGCGAACGCGACCCAGGCTGCGTAGGGTACGAACAATGCGGCGGCCAATCGGTCACGTGATATCTCAAGGCCGATATAGGTCACGATCGCGACGAACAGGCCGATGAGGATGACGAGCGCGGCGCCGATCTGGTGCATCGTGAACATGACTGGAGACCAGGCGAAGTTGAGCCCGAGCTGCACGGCCCAGACCAGCATCGCCTTTCCCTTTGGTTCGCTGCGGAAGGTCCGCCAGCCCGCGATTGCGATCATGACGTAAAGGATGGTCCAGGCCACCGGGAACGCCCAGTTCGGCGGAACGAAGCCCGGCTTGACGAGGCCGGCATACCATTCTCCCGGGAGATTGGTTGCGCCGATCAGCCAGCCAAGGCCAACCACGCCCACCACGAAGACCAACAGCTGCAACATCCTCACCTCGCGCTTCCTATCGTGCGATTGTATCATCTTTCCATGAGCGAATCCGACACGATGACCGGCGAGATCGCGCCGGTGCGCAAGATCATCCATATCGACATGGATGCATTCTATGCGTCGGTGGAGCAACGCGACAATCCGGAGCTGCGCGGAAAGCCCGTGGCGGTCGGAGGCTCGGCGGAGCGCGGCGTCGTCGCGGCCGCGAGCTATGAGGCCCGCAAGTTCGGCGTGCGCTCCGCCATGCCGTCGGTGACGGCGAAGCGGCAATGTCCCGATCTGATCTTCGTCCGGCCGCGCTTCGAGGTCTACAAGGCGGTCTCCAGGCAGATCCGCGACATCTTCGCCGAGCACACGCCTGTTATCGAACCGCTGTCACTCGACGAGGCCTATCTCGACGTGACGGAAAATCTGCAAGGCATCCCGCTGGCGCGCGACATCGCGCTGCGGATCCGCGAGAAGATCAAGGCAGAGACCGGCCTCAACGCGTCGGCCGGCATCTCCTACAACAAGTTCCTGGCAAAGCTCGCCTCCGACCATCGCAAGCCCAACGGCCAGTACGTGATCGCGCCGGAGATGGGACCGGCCTTCGTCGAAAACCTGCCCGTCGGCAAATTCCACGGCATCGGGCCGGCGACGGCCGCGAAGATGAACGCGCTCGGCCTGTTCACCGGTCTCGACATCCGCAACCAGACGCTGGAATTCATGAACGCGAATTTCGGCAAGTCGGGCGCCTATTATTACTGGATCTCGCGCGGCGTCGACGAACGGCCGGTGCGGGCCAACCGGATTCGCAAATCCATCGGGGCGGAGAATACCTTCTCGATCGACCTTGCCGAATATGACGCGCTGGCCGCCGAGCTGAAACCGCTCGTCGACAAGGTCTGGCGCCATTGCGAGGCAACCGGAAATCGCGGCCGCACGGTGACCCTGAAGATCAAGTTCGCCGACTTCGAGATCATCACGCGCAGCAAATCCGCCGTCACCGCGGTGAGGGACCGGGACGATCTCGAGCGGTTGGCCTGCGGCCTGCTCGAGGCCGAGATGCCGCTGCGAAAGCGCGTCAGGCTGCTGGGCGTGTCGCTGTCGGCCCTGCAGGCCGAAGACGATGCGGAGCCGCAGCTGACATTGGGCATTTGAGGCTCCCCGACAGCGGCATGGCGCTCGCCAAGCGCGAGCGACGGTGGCGGGCCTTTTCAGACCCGACACCGATTGAAAGACGACCGGGTCAGCCGCTCAATGCCGCATGTGCTCGAATACCACGATCACGCCGGTCGGCTCGGGCTCGTGCGCCATCAGGCGCGTCAGTTCGGAATCGCCCCAATCGGCGAGGCTGACAACTTCACCGCTCTGGCGGTCGGCACCGAGCGACGGCGTCGGCTCGAGGACCTTGAGGCCCGTCTCGTCGACGAAGAAGGTGTGTTCGCCGAACATGCTGTTGAGCTGCGGCATGGCGGGATGTTCGTCGGGCAGCACCTGAGCGCCGAGTTGGTTGACGGTCTGCTTCACCTGTTCGGATGTGAGCTTCATGAGCTGCTCCGTTTCTGTGTCCGGTTTCATTGGCCCGGGCGGGAGCGCGTGTTCCCTGCACTTTTCTCGCCTGGCTCAAACCCGAACAGGCGCTGCCGGTAAATGTTCCGGCGAAATGTATTTTGTGATCGCGCGTTGCATCCGCCGCGCTCGCGGCACGAGATCGCCACAAGATGCACACGATCTGACCGCGCGCTGCGCTCATCGGCGGCTTCGACGATCCGGATGTCGCGATCCGCACGTGTTCGAGCTGGTGTTGCGATCTGCTATTCGCTGCGGTTCTCGCCGACCGAGAGCGCGCAAATGCGCGACAGATGGGTGTAAGGCAGGCCGGTCTCCTCGGCCCAGGCATTGAACTGCGCCTGCACCTTGGCGAGATCGCCCTTCG from Bradyrhizobium sp. CCBAU 53351 includes the following:
- a CDS encoding diguanylate cyclase, translating into MARPVKSPSKTPRRTSDKTVSNKTVDVADSYAVRLMQHLVVPTFVIDPRRRVVIWNRACERLTGVTASEVIGTSKHWQAFYETRRPCLADLVALDRPERLPEFYSEYAARGHNGLGFSAENWCTMPKLGNQLYLAIDAGPIHDEAEHLIAVVETLRDLTDQKRAEMALKELATKDGLTGLSNRRSFDQMLMSEWARAQRTQKPLALLFVDVDHFKLFNDHHGHQNGDECLRVVASVVSRHAVRPLDLASRYGGEEFALILPDMDCDSACVIAEEIRGAVMALRIAHGAAGAGDHVTLSVGVASHIPGAVDGSPDRLLGAADEALYVAKRLGRNRVICAERVLAEFASLGRQDAAVPGPFRRKSA
- a CDS encoding TspO/MBR family protein; this encodes MLQLLVFVVGVVGLGWLIGATNLPGEWYAGLVKPGFVPPNWAFPVAWTILYVMIAIAGWRTFRSEPKGKAMLVWAVQLGLNFAWSPVMFTMHQIGAALVILIGLFVAIVTYIGLEISRDRLAAALFVPYAAWVAFAGVLNAAIWRMN
- the dinB gene encoding DNA polymerase IV, translated to MSESDTMTGEIAPVRKIIHIDMDAFYASVEQRDNPELRGKPVAVGGSAERGVVAAASYEARKFGVRSAMPSVTAKRQCPDLIFVRPRFEVYKAVSRQIRDIFAEHTPVIEPLSLDEAYLDVTENLQGIPLARDIALRIREKIKAETGLNASAGISYNKFLAKLASDHRKPNGQYVIAPEMGPAFVENLPVGKFHGIGPATAAKMNALGLFTGLDIRNQTLEFMNANFGKSGAYYYWISRGVDERPVRANRIRKSIGAENTFSIDLAEYDALAAELKPLVDKVWRHCEATGNRGRTVTLKIKFADFEIITRSKSAVTAVRDRDDLERLACGLLEAEMPLRKRVRLLGVSLSALQAEDDAEPQLTLGI